The Ficedula albicollis isolate OC2 chromosome 5, FicAlb1.5, whole genome shotgun sequence genome includes the window TGGTGGTAAAGCCTCTGTGAACAAACTATTCCTATACTTACTAAAGTTTATTAGAAAAAGCCATGGCACAAGATGGTTATTACAAAACCTTACACACTTTACTGAATATTTCTCAGAATAGGAAATTAGCCATTGTTCTCTTTTATCAAAAGAATCGCaatttacaagaaaaagaacCTTCCCCCTATACTCCCTATACCtttcaaacaaaacagagaCACAAAAGCAACTAACGTTACTGAGCTTCAATTTAAACAATTAACCATTCAACAATTTTCTCTTAAACTTCAGTCAGCTCACTGGATACAAAATAATCCAAACACCTGGTGCTTTCCATGTCTAGCCTTTCTGTCAGTAATgatttcaaatacagaaaagtgAATTTGTTACGAgtactgggttttttttccttttagatatTAAACTCTTTTggttttggagtttgtttttttcaacaTACACGCTCTTCCCTTTGGAAGTCCTGTTTTGTAAGTTTGCACAACCTCAGGTTGAAGttgcattgctttttcttcatttcctctccAAATTTTGTCTGTAAATGGAACATGAAAAATAGGATATACAGTTCCTTTGCTGCAGCATTTTACTATTGCCATACATACTTGCACTTCCCACAAGCTCCATGGGGACTTCCAAATACGGCATACATGGGGATACAATTTCTGTTTAATTCTGGGTTTGCAAGATGTCATGTAATCACCTGTATCTTCAATTACTCTTCCCTAAAAAGGTGACAGTTGAAATTACTCAAATGCTTCCCTAGCAATGCAAGGCAGCCTCTAGCATTAGGTTTTCCTGTTGACACATTTGTCATGCGTGAACATTTACCACAATAATTCTTCAGGTCATAAACTACTTATTTTGTGACAATGTTGATTAAGCAAATGAATAattattgggttttttaagaAAGAGAGAGCTACCATACAAACTTATAAAAATCATgtcaaataatgaaattttcatatttttcactagctttttttattttaaaggcattACAAACATCTAAAATATGTCTCTTTCCCGACAAATTATTTGATGGGATTTCACCTCTCaataaaaattccttcaaataaaataggaaaatttaTCTTAACTGTCAACTTTACAAGAGACGCCACAAGTTCAGACAATCCTTGCAAAACCTTGTATTTGATAAGCCAGATTGACAAAAATATGTATGTCTCCaagatgtttatttcatttctttgaaaCTTGGTGGCTTTGTACTCTTAGTATTAGTCAGAGCATGAAATAACACTCATTTAAGAACTGATGAGCGAACAAAATTTGTCATCATCAgacatgtttctttttttttttgcatatggGACTACATCCTAGGCCTGAGACACAAACATATTTTCACTTGGAACAGAGGTaattttgaatgcatttttatttgtcttatCATGAAtgtcagaaaacaaatgtgttGGTATGTTTTTCATTCTAGCTTTTGACAGTTCGTTTACTTATAAGGGAGTATGGAATAAGTTTCAGGACTGTAAAGCAGTCACACAAATCGATATTCTGAGACACAAAAAATCCATAATGGTCTGGCAATTACAATATTAAACTATACTCTGAGTCAATTTACAATAATGCCTGTTAAAATGCGTACTAAAGCAGCCCAGACATACCCAAGGCTTCAAAAACAGTCTAAGGACAGCTTTGAGAACAGGTAATTCCTGGTGAGTCTGAAGGCTCAGCTCATGTGTGAATCCCTaacctgctccaggctgaaaCCCTTCACTGCTGCACCTCTAAGGCAATCTGGTCAGGAAAGgtgctttttttattcagaGATCTAATTCTCTCTCCACTGACCAAATTTGTCCTTTATGCAAATACAGCTATGGTCATAGAGACAGGTGATGTCTTTTGCTAGGCAaactcccagagctgtggcagagaGAAGGGGCTAAAAGAAACCAACAACCACACAAGTAGAGAAGCAATAAGCAGACAAGCCATTGTTACAGCAAGATCCTCGCTCTTCTTGCCTTTGCAGAATGCCCGAGCTCTGATTTTCTGgcaagggaaaaggagaaataaaaccacaggCACAGAAGAAGGGGACAGATAGTCAGTGTTACCTGCAAAGGAAGCAGATTGGGTATTAGCTATGTGCCTGACAGTGCTTTCTTCTGTGTGAGTCTGCAGCCCAGTGCCATCAGCAGACCAGCAGCCTTGTCTGACACATAGCACTGACGCTGTGCAAGCTCCACAACTCTTCCCTAggaacacaagagaaaaaaggctGCTAGGAGCGACAGCAAAATCTGTCAGAAGCCTTTCTGAATTTAAGAAGctaagttttctctttttaaatttcccaTTTACATGTAGAAATTAAGAAGATCCTCACCGGCAAGTATCATCTCTCACCATTTGTAGTAACAGCTCACTAAAGAAATGAGAATGGCAGATagaaaataaagccttttttattattcctattttttttttttccccagcatgaGAAGCTGAATTAGACTGAGACACATTACTAAAGCAATAGGGAAACAAGCTGATTTTACAGACTGGTCTCTGCAAAGTCAGACCAGTTGTAGGTACCCATCAGTTCTGCATGGTGACTGTGCAGGTTTCAGCAATACCAGTTCTTATACAAGCCAAGATATCAGGCTTGTAAGAGCACATAAGATCTCGCATAAGTTTTGAGAATGtaataaaatagaatatttatttctgtttaaatgctTAACTCCACAAATGCCTACTAACCTACCACCTTTCCTATTATGCCAAGTAGTCTCTATAAATTGTCTTAACTGGCCACAGCTTCCTTATAAAGGAATGCACTCAGCTAGATGCTTTGTAATAGAGttataaatacacatatatgCATTTGACATGCAAAATTTAACAGTTATGAACAAGTTATAGTGATTTATATCTGGAACATGCAGACTGATGCACACTAAGGAGGTGGGAAagaccatttttaaaatatcttaacATGAAATTGCTCATTTGATGAAAACAGAGGGTGTGGGGGCAGAGGAGAACATCCACAATTGCTCAAACCTGTGGGTTTTCAACACAGTTCACATCAGTTTTGGGAAAGCTTCCCAGAGAACCAGAAGATATTTAGTTATTCCAATCAATGCTGATGTTCCCATTATAAAACTGATGTTCCCTGGCTCTCTGTTTTACCCTGAGGCATCTGATGTCCAGTTCAGTGGTTCACACACAGGAAAGCACCAAGAAAAATTACCTGCAGATTTATAATTTTTGAAGGAATTTCTGATACAACAAACATTACCAAATAAGCCAGTTTTATTTCACAGTGAGATATgacagtttttatttatatttggaTCCTCCTGAATCAGCATTTATTACTGCAATACCTATGAGTGATCTCTCAATTAAGACATGTAGCATGGGCTTCTCTTTGGTCCAGCTGAACTGACTGAACTTGCAAGTGCCTATATGCTATTTTGTCCTTCAACATGAAGTTATTAATCAAAGTTTAAGTGAGAAAGCAAAGTTTAATACAAGGAAACATCTTCCAGTTCACTGAAGACTTACACCCAAGTGCATGGTTTCAGAAGAAGGAGCCAGTACATATTCAACTGTTGAGTTTGCACAGTTTAGCTAAGTGATATGATCTTTCCTCAAAGCAGGTGATTCTAAAGCACATACGCTCAGAGGTCTCCTTATTCTTGAAGTGATACTCAAATGTTCTTAACATCCCTTTGGCACCCCCACCTTCAATCCCCTTTCCAGGTTTGAGAATCTGCATCGTAGGTAAGGTCCCTCATGGGAAAGCAGagcctgtcacacacagcaaGGTTCTCTTTGTGTTCAGCTTGCTTGGCTCAGATCTACAGAAAACAACCACATTACTGACAGATGtctgcccctggcacagccatggccAACACATTCGAGAGACCAATCCatattttctcccttccttgctCCCTGCTAGCTTGGGGCTTTTCCCCAGTAGCAGCTTCTGATGGTAaacatttgttattttataaaatcataGGCTATACTTCAAATTATCCCTTCCCCCAGAAAAAGCTTCCTAGGAAGAAGCTTTGTTAAATACACTCCAAACTAAACGTGCTGAAGAAAAAGACCACCATCCCATGTTGTATTacattttttgttattaaaaaagcCAAGAGGAAACCCTTGGTAAGAGTGGAGCATATTAATTATGACAAGACATCATGACACACCAACCAGTGAGACTTAAAGGCCGCTAATAACACTTTTTGTAGTAATTAGTGCAAGATAGTTATTCCatataaacaaatatttgaTGGTAGACTTCAATGATAAACAATTCACTTGATGAcatttacatataaatacacataaataaaaacctACATCATTTAGGTTTGTAGTTAACAAAAAGTATAGTCTGAAATGAATTAAATGTAATTGTGTCTAACTAGATCGAAGTTCTTCCTATAATGATACTCAAGTATGTGGGGTATGAAAAGCGTAAATGTACAATCCTCAATTTAGTAAAGTACTACTCTATAAAACAGAATCATGAAAACAGCTCTTACATTTTAATGCAAAGTATAAAATTgtatatttacatttacataCACTTTACTGAACTACATTGGGTAGCTCATGGTAAAAAAACCATCCCTTTTTGAAAATCTTGCAAAAAATACATCAACTGCAGATATGATCAAAAGTTACTAAGTTAGCAGCTGACATAACATCTGtagtaaaaaatatattttaggaaaatacCTGGAAAAATCTAAACACCAATAAACactttaaaactatttttgaagtaaaaattgtagcaaaacccagaaaaagCTAGCAAGGATAACAAGAACTATTGCATACTGCTCTTTAAGAGCCATGTAGCGACttaaaacagaagcagcaggtaTGGTAGGAGTTTGGTGGTGTAACAAAGTGGAAACTGGAGGAAAATAGGAAACCAGTTATCCAACCTCTCTCTCTGTTTATTACCATTTTTATGGGAGAAGTGTAAGAAGATAGGGAATCCCTCTCCCTGAGGATATCCTCCATCAAAGGCTAAAACAAATTGGTAAAAGGAACCCAATTTCAAGAGCCTTGGACCCCCATTGTAGAAACATTTACCGTATTTACTTACAGTTCAGTGGACGATAAATCAGATTATTACACTACAAGTTGCAGGTTAACTTTAGGAGTTAACACTATTTTGCAATATGAAGTGCTTCTTAATACATGTatctatataatatatagaTATTTGTAAAATACTCGTGCAGATTTGATAGAACAAACTGTGGATATTGCTTTCTCAAGttcttttcttcccattaaCAGATCTTTACCTCCTACACAAAGAGGTTCAGGATTCAACAAGGATTTCTACAATATGATCAAGGTCATTAAGATCAGATTTGCAATTAGAGTTAGAAGCTGTATTtgatggagaagaaaatgtttcaagacTATCACAGTGTCCCATTTTTGTGTTGCTCATCATGCCAGTTAACATAGTATCAAGATCATAATAAGAATTGTCAACTTCTGAAAACAGATCTTCCACAGAATTAGGACTTTTATTCTCCAGTGTCTCAAATATTTGATCTAAAGATTTTTGAaagtttcctttattttcttgtggATTCTCCATTTCCCACACATTGCTCTGCAGGTTTCTTGGTGCTTGCACTGAAGGGGCTGTTGACATAGTTTCTGAACTATCCTGTGCCTGGTCACTCTCAAAGTCTTTATTGAAAGTACCATAGGCTGGAACATGCTTTCCCTCAGCTTGATCCCTAGATGAACGACAGAGGATATCTGTTGAAACAAGACGATCCAGGGATGCCTGCCCTGTACTCTGTGTATTTATCATCTGCCAAGTCCCATCTTGAGTCATTTCCTCTTGGATCTGCCGTACCGTGTTGGCTATAAGAACTGAACGACAAAGGTTGGGTTCCACCAGCATGTGACACAGCTGAAGTTTAACCAAGGACATATCTAAAAGTGACTGCCGCTGGAGATTATAGGAAGGAATAGCCTTAATACCAGCCAGAGTCCCTTCAATATCTTCTTCACCAtcaaaacatttcctctttAATCCTCGCACAAACATTGTGtcctgttaaaaaaaccaaacaaataataataaaaaaaaatcatgtacaACATAAACAGCTCAAgatggaggagaagaaaaaaaggtactAAAAAAGAGAACAGTGAACGTtaatcttttattaaaaacaaattctttaAAGATAGAAACATCGGAATTGTCATACCATGTCCTAGAATGGCCACTGTGGTACAACAGGGGTCAGGAAGATGTGGACCGGGTCCCAAAGGCGACATTCGGGAACCAGGGGTGAGCAGGTCCACAAGGCATCGGAGAGAGGCagggctcccagctcctggctcccatTAAGCTCCACCCCTGATGGAAGTCAGGAGCCGCTGCCTCGCACAGAAGCAAACATCTCACCGGCTGTATTTCACCTACTGCAGAGGCAGTTTCTCCTCGCTCCTCATGAGTTTCTACTGGCATGCTTAACCTctaattttggaaataaaaatacaaccTGGCACACCATCTTTAAAAGATTTGACCCCTCCAGAACATTAACATGCCCAACAGagtaacatgaaaaaaaccacaaacaaacatgGGCAGCATATGTGAAAAGATTAGCTTATTTTGGCTACAAAGAGAGTAATATCTAGATTTGTTCCATCTAACTTGAGACATTCAGCAGAGGTGCCCAAAGCAGTCCTTCCGGTTGCCTTCCTTGGGTGAGGAAGTGAACTGCGTAATTCCAGTAAGTACTGGGTGAGTCCAGTAAGGACAGTCACAGTCATCCTCTGTATGGGCTTCTGTACTCCTTTCCCAGTTGACTGTAAGACAGCAAGAATCCTGTATTCATAGCTTAGGTTCACCAGCTAAAAATACACAGGGTGCATGCTGGCTTTTCAGTATTCACACCCAAAATCAAATCACTTGCTGAATTCCCCCAGGggtgcctctcaagtacctgCCTCAGCTCCTTTTCTGAATTGCATTAATTTTGACAACAGTGATCTGTGGGAatacaaagtaattttctgaatTGCATTAATTTTGACAACAGTGGTCCGTGGGaatacaaagtaattttttttttaaaatgtagtatGTATCACTTCTTCTAGTCTTACAAAAATTGGGATGCAAATGAAAGCTGGTACCTGATCTTTACATTTATgcttctttcttattttccttctaagTCTTCTGTCCTTAGAATTTCTGTTTGCCCACTGTTTGGGGACTTTTTTTCAAGTAGTGacccaaacaaaacagtttttcaacTAAAAGCtgataaaaccaaaatactgtTGAACTGTCTTTCTATacaatttcccatttttgttgATAAGCCCTAAACTCTGCCTTGCTTTTCTGGTTGCTACGGTACGTTCCACATATTTTCAAGGAATTCTCTCTCAGCTTTTTCAGAGACACTAAAAATCCACCAAAGGGCAACAACACTGttcctttcaaaatatattaCATGCTTATCTACTGTGAAAACCTAGGGATAGCACAGCAGCTAGATAAAAACTTGGTCTGACTCTGTACAACACTTGTTACATTGCTGTATATATCCATGAAATAACCTTTGTTGGGATTTGCCAACTcttaaaagatttatttccacTGAAGGTACAAAGGTCTTGAGAAATCACAATGTGCAGAGACTACAATATAGAACCAA containing:
- the CDCA4 gene encoding cell division cycle-associated protein 4 isoform X1 — protein: MHFSCRHRTVLYCTDMSRKVVLSLLLYGLLLSSMGEEEGLHQTQFLDTMFVRGLKRKCFDGEEDIEGTLAGIKAIPSYNLQRQSLLDMSLVKLQLCHMLVEPNLCRSVLIANTVRQIQEEMTQDGTWQMINTQSTGQASLDRLVSTDILCRSSRDQAEGKHVPAYGTFNKDFESDQAQDSSETMSTAPSVQAPRNLQSNVWEMENPQENKGNFQKSLDQIFETLENKSPNSVEDLFSEVDNSYYDLDTMLTGMMSNTKMGHCDSLETFSSPSNTASNSNCKSDLNDLDHIVEILVES
- the CDCA4 gene encoding cell division cycle-associated protein 4 isoform X2, coding for MGEEEGLHQTQFLDTMFVRGLKRKCFDGEEDIEGTLAGIKAIPSYNLQRQSLLDMSLVKLQLCHMLVEPNLCRSVLIANTVRQIQEEMTQDGTWQMINTQSTGQASLDRLVSTDILCRSSRDQAEGKHVPAYGTFNKDFESDQAQDSSETMSTAPSVQAPRNLQSNVWEMENPQENKGNFQKSLDQIFETLENKSPNSVEDLFSEVDNSYYDLDTMLTGMMSNTKMGHCDSLETFSSPSNTASNSNCKSDLNDLDHIVEILVES